Proteins from one Telopea speciosissima isolate NSW1024214 ecotype Mountain lineage chromosome 1, Tspe_v1, whole genome shotgun sequence genomic window:
- the LOC122654692 gene encoding uncharacterized protein LOC122654692 — MDGFKKNHSSPSTKPSSIPKFSSPDLQPRTSYSKDVGMINENDQSAHQMGSKLQSPKNFMSPTISTASKAASTKKVLGERNEPSRAIISATHVDKSPISNHRSAYTDMGFNDLDRYSSLTPKISSKVSELDQENISAANPSSQPYDPLTNYLSPRPKFLRYRPNRRHEFLLHRENELTTEEKGFKLQGSVEEEDSNQSIDADGSSSSSSGEVSLEQESNPSDDDEDMEEFEVHKRHWDFNKVFKSLLLLGILILSTMYISSMNSPTPPPYNQALQEFREYYQKVQEFVLRTTMVNIAPGSSFLDQEHENSQGVTNRNETVTPEGIQEEEMICSIGMQETGESFDIAIEVLDLQVRENMEVSDNHMRKAGENFYQLAEKLELQQLETDAHSVPDSQTQFMSHWVDNQIASSEPVMVEQWKDEAVTEASGGAANELTLKQEIEAHSVPDSQSQFMSHWMDNQIASSEPVMAEQEKDEAVTEALGEAANELTLKQEIDWWRERVNKWMEEVENISGETNKMFELLDTDDDESSQVSQTQLISGAKAIEYTASDIHNTDGTKVDVEEEDQIKLMKSKFIAMAAVGVSKNYEAFAVEGSVIF, encoded by the exons ATGGATGGTTTCAAGAAGAATCATTCATCTCCCTCAACCAAGCCTTCTTCAATTCCGAAGTTCTCTTCTCCTG ATCTTCAACCAAGAACTTCTTATTCCAAAGACGTGGGAATGATTAACGAGAACGACCAGAGCGCTCACCAAATGGGCTCAAAATTGCAGAGTCCAAAGAATTTCATGTCACCCACTATTTCCACTGCTTCCAAGGCTGCGTCCACCAAAAAGGTCTTGGGCGAGCGGAACGAACCGTCTAGAGCGATCATCTCTGCTACCCATGTCGATAAATCCCCTATTTCAAATCATAGGTCGGCTTATACAGATATGGGTTTTAATGATCTGGATCGCTATTCATCGCTTACCCCAAAAATATCCTCTAAAGTTTCTGAGTTGGACCAAGAGAATATTTCTGCTGCTAACCCGTCTTCCCAGCCTTATGATCCATTGACGAATTACTTGTCCCCTAGGCCCAAATTCCTCCGGTACAGGCCTAACAGGCGTCATGAATTTCTTCTTCATAGAGAGAATGAACTGACAACAGAGGAGAAAGGGTTCAAACTCCAGGGATCGGTTGAAGAGGAAGATTCTAATCAATCAATTGATGCTGATGGGTCATCGTCTTCTTCGTCAGGGGAGGTTTCCCTAGAACAAGAAAGCAATCCCAGTGACGATGATGAGGACATGGAAGAGTTTGAGGTGCATAAGAGGCATTGGGATTTTAACAAGGTATTCAAATCTCTGCTTCTCCTTGGCATTCTAATCCTTTCCACCATGTATATCTCTTCTATGAACTCTCCCACGCCTCCACCCTATAATCAAGCACTGCAAGAGTTCAGAGAATACTACCAGAAGGTTCAGGAATTTGTTCTCCGAACAACTATGGTGAATATTGCGCCGGGTAGTAGTTTCTTGGATCAAGAACATGAAAACTCTCAGGGTGTAACCAATCGAAACGAGACAGTTACTCCTGAGGGTATTCAAGAGGAGGAGATGATATGTAGCATTGGAATGCAGGAAACAGGGGAAAGTTTTGATATTGCAATTGAAGTGTTAGACCTTCAAGTTAGAGAAAACATGGAGGTCTCTGACAATCACATGAGGAAAGCAGGGGAGAATTTTTATCAGTTGGCTGAAAAGTTGGAGCTACAGCAGTTAGAAACTGACGCACACTCAGTGCCAGATTCTCAGACCCAATTCATGTCACATTGGGTGGACAATCAAATTGCAAGTTCAGAACCAGTTATGGTTGAGCAATGGAAAGATGAAGCTGTGACTGAAGCATCAGGGGGAGCTGCCAATGAACTCACTCTAAAACAGGAAATTGAAGCACACTCAGTGCCAGATTCTCAGTCCCAATTCATGTCACATTGGATGGACAATCAAATTGCAAGTTCAGAACCAGTTATGGCTGAACAAGAGAAAGATGAAGCTGTGACTGAAGCTTTAGGGGAAGCTGCCAATGAACTCACTCTAAAACAGGAAATTGATTGGTGgagagaaagggtaaataaatggATGGAGGAAGTTGAAAACATTTCTGGGGAGACGAATAAAATGTTTGAGCTACTGGACACAGATGATGACGAGAGCAGCCAAGTGTCTCAAACCCAATTGATTTCAGGTGCAAAGGCTATTGAATATACAGCTTCTGATATTCACAATACTGATGGCACAAAGGTTGATGTAGAGGAGGAAGATCAAATCAAactcatgaaatctaagttcaTTGCCATGGCTGCTGTTGGAGTGTCC AAGAACTATGAAGCGTTCGCAGTTGAGGGTTCAGTCATCTTCTGA
- the LOC122654702 gene encoding protein IQ-domain 26-like, with product MGRTLRWFKSLLGMKKKKAQRENSNSCDRKAQRENSNSCDRKVKRRWSLPTNIPVAEAAFLSSHYTEIEGERNKHAIAVAVATAAAVDAAVAAAHAAVAVVKLTSNERETVCWWAALKIQSVLRGYLAKKALRALKGVVKVQAHVRGYLVRKQVAATLHSIQALTRAQETIILQRALRRRNSIIERFEGTRSNHRASSIHNRRLSGSLVENSIINNLNESPEIVEIDTFKPISRSRSRRTNSSTISSPLSCPNYMVNTQSFRAKVKSCNSTKQLNKIVESRARFSGVGMQRSCSQVQEAFHFKNVEMGRLDKVGGVC from the exons ATGGGAAGAACCCTGAGATGGTTCAAGAGTCTGTTGgggatgaagaaaaagaaggcacAGAGAGAGAACTCTAACAGCTGTGATCGCAAA gcaCAGAGAGAGAACTCGAACAGCTGTGATCGCAAAGTTAAGAGAAGATGGAGTTTACCAACGAACATTCCTGTGGCTGAGGCTGCTTTCTTGAGTTCCCATTACACCGAAATCGAGGGAGAACGGAACAAGCACGCAATTGCCGTGGCTGTAGCCACAGCTGCGGCAGTTGACGCTGCTGTTGCCGCTGCACATGCGGCGGTTGCCGTGGTGAAACTTACTAGCAATGAGAGAGAAACTGTTTGTTGGTGGGCTGCTTTGAAGATTCAAAGTGTCTTAAGGGGATATCTT GCCAAAAAGGCCCTTCGAGCTTTAAAAGGGGTGGTGAAGGTACAGGCCCATGTTAGAGGTTACCTTGTGCGAAAGCAAGTAGCCGCAACTCTGCATAGTATCCAAGCTCTTACAAGAGCCCAAGAGACCATCATCTTGCAAAGAGCTCTACGACGGCGTAACTCCATTATT GAAAGATTTGAGGGAACAAGAAGCAATCACAGGGCTTCATCAATTCATAATAGGAGGCTATCGGGATCCCTAGTAGAGAATTCTATCATTAACAACTTGAATGAGAGCCCAGAAATTGTGGAAATCGATACGTTTAAGCCAATATCAAGATCAAGATCCCGTAGAACCAACTCATCAACCATATCGTCACCTCTGTCGTGCCCCAATTACATGGTGAACACGCAGTCGTTCAGGGCCAAAGTGAAGTCTTGCAATAGCACGAAGCAACTGAATAAGATAGTTGAGTCGAGGGCCAGGTTTAGCGGGGTTGGGATGCAGAGGTCCTGTTCTCAGGTTCAAGAAGCTTTCCATTTTAAGAATGTAGAAATGGGTAGACTGGACAAAGTGGGCGGAGTTTGttaa
- the LOC122661812 gene encoding uncharacterized protein LOC122661812, protein MAKGDSVVFLSPSVHSKDKAFKELHQSGVPKVELLGEFRSSLKSSGLKSKKVEGEVSNFSTSQDERPRRKIASSVNDTHLSPSESSAAEFPSYGSFTAQEIIMKKEEGNDGEEDVKKMLRTPVRRSNRIRNRAVTSP, encoded by the exons atggcaaaaggTGATTCTGTCGTCTTTCTTTCACCATCTGTTCATTCCAAGGACAAGGCTTTCAAAGAGCTTCACCAAAGTGGAGTGCCAAAAGTGGAGTTGCTCGGAGAATTCAGAAGCTCTCTGAAGAGCAGTGGTCTGAAATCCAAGAAAGTGGAAGGCGAAGTAAGTAACTTTTCAACATCTCAAGATGAGAGGCCAAGGAGGAAGATTGCTTCCTCTGTTAATGACACACATCTATCCCCTTCAGAGTCCTCTGCTGCAGAATTCCCTTCATATGGAAGCTTTACTGCACAGGAGATCATTATGAAGAAAGAG GAGGGTAACGATGGTGAAGAAGATGTAAAGAAGATGCTCAGAACTCCAGTCAGGCGATCAAATCGAATTCGCAATCGAGCAGTCACATCTCCTTGA